The Bacteroidia bacterium genome segment GAGAACCATGCAGAAGCCCCCAACCAATCATTTCAAGGACAGGATACTCCAGATACCAAAATGGTAGATAATATTGATACCAATCATTTTTGATAGCATTGACCGCAACAATTGCCAGCTCGAAATAGGAAATGATTTTGAAGACCTTTCCATTAAAGCCATGGGCATCATCAGAGTTGTCAAAGGTCAGGGGGTTGATACCAGAACTTTTCCAAAGGAGATATGAGCGTATGACAAATACGATCAGGAAAAAGACCAGGAAAAAGATGAAGAGGTATAATTGACTTGTCATATCATTTTTTGACAAAAATACTCCCTCATTCTATGCAATGGTATTGCAAAGTCAGTCCTGACATTTCTTACAGGTCCCTTTGATCGTCATTCTGGTCTCTTGAGCGGTATATCCTTCTGGTAAAGTGGTCGGTGGAAGAATAATAGATTCCAGGCACTCAACCGATCCGCATATTAAACAATGAAAATGGGGGTGCCGATCAACATGATGCAATTCCTCACAATGTTCTTTGCAAAGGGCATATTTTACTTCCGAGACTCCATTTGGAATGCTATGGATAATGCCTTTTTCTTCAAAGGTTTTTAAGGTACGGTATATGGTTATTCTGTCTGATTTGGGAAAGTCTTCTTCCAATTCATTCAATCCGAACACAGCCCCCTTCTGTAAGAAATGCTTTAACAAAAGTTGTCTCATTGGGGTGATCCGAACAGATTTTTGTTCCAGAATAGCATCAACCGTTTTCATCATTTTTGGATTTTTGAATTGAAAGGAGTTAAGATTTAGAGAGTTTCAAAATCCGAATTGCTCCCCTGATTACTACTAGAAACACGATGCTGCCAATAATTAGATCAGGGTAGCGAGAGTTTGTTGCGTAGACTAGTACTCCGGCGACAATCACTCCCAAGTTGACGATAATATCGTTGGAAGTAAAAATCCAACTGGCCTTCATATGGGCATCCTCACTTTTTGCCTTATATATCAGGTACAGGGAAATGCCATTACCAACTAAGGCTAGTGCTGAAACAATGATCATGGTTTGAAATACCGGAATTTCTCCATAGCCCACAAAACGCCGAATGACTTCAAAGAACCCCAATACGGCCAAGGCCATTTGAAAATATCCGCTAATGCCCGCTACTTTTTTCTTGCGGGAAACGGCTGCTCCTACCGCTAATAAACTCAAGGCATACACGATCGCATCAGCCAACATATCTAATGAGTCAGCGATTAATCCCATAGAATTTGCCAGCCAACCATAAGTCATTTCAAGCAGGAAAAAGCCGAAGTTGATGCCCAGAACCCACCATAGTATGGTACGTTCATGATTTTCCTGTTTGGGTAAAGTTTCCTCAGTTTGTATCGTTTTAAGTAAACGATCATTGAGATTCAGTTGATGAATGGCTGTGTAAATGGGCTT includes the following:
- a CDS encoding transcriptional repressor, yielding MMKTVDAILEQKSVRITPMRQLLLKHFLQKGAVFGLNELEEDFPKSDRITIYRTLKTFEEKGIIHSIPNGVSEVKYALCKEHCEELHHVDRHPHFHCLICGSVECLESIILPPTTLPEGYTAQETRMTIKGTCKKCQD
- a CDS encoding cation diffusion facilitator family transporter produces the protein MNKSTFHIAKMDCSAEEQMIRMQLEPFEEVEHLDFDLPNRKLVVYHLGEIKPIYTAIHQLNLNDRLLKTIQTEETLPKQENHERTILWWVLGINFGFFLLEMTYGWLANSMGLIADSLDMLADAIVYALSLLAVGAAVSRKKKVAGISGYFQMALAVLGFFEVIRRFVGYGEIPVFQTMIIVSALALVGNGISLYLIYKAKSEDAHMKASWIFTSNDIIVNLGVIVAGVLVYATNSRYPDLIIGSIVFLVVIRGAIRILKLSKS